In Zunongwangia profunda SM-A87, the following proteins share a genomic window:
- a CDS encoding phage tail tape measure protein, translating into MNNPLKYNDPSGEFIFAVLAAIAYGELIGAATAAAVYTISAIATNSWSWNGLGTSILYGAIGGAISGGLSIAATLASTSTSSFLQSTTMNMFSEIASQVGTSAVMGDKISVGSVIGSMAGGFVGAKIGNWSGTKGGWFKNAMGKIGFNTLKGGVRGAVTGGVGTAINGGNIGKSMLLGAKNGATGSLIQSSFMIGIFGATYKPSGNQLKYANKMAESFGLSTGDVAWRKGGLYQVLQPFWTDGYEREVTWRRNVATFSSTDPSTMAHEYGHIIQVNQQGWAAFQGRGIFEQLIYGANAYSFGLHPNSNEVGARIMARDLGGAPYY; encoded by the coding sequence TTGAATAATCCGTTGAAATATAATGATCCAAGTGGGGAGTTTATTTTTGCTGTTTTGGCTGCAATCGCCTATGGTGAATTAATAGGTGCTGCTACTGCGGCAGCTGTATATACTATTAGTGCCATCGCAACAAATTCATGGAGCTGGAATGGATTAGGTACTTCAATCCTATATGGAGCTATTGGAGGTGCAATATCCGGAGGTCTAAGTATTGCAGCTACTCTTGCCAGTACAAGTACATCCTCTTTTTTGCAAAGTACAACTATGAATATGTTTTCAGAAATAGCATCACAAGTGGGCACAAGTGCAGTTATGGGCGATAAAATATCCGTTGGGTCAGTAATTGGGTCTATGGCGGGAGGATTTGTTGGAGCCAAAATTGGTAATTGGAGTGGTACAAAAGGAGGTTGGTTTAAAAATGCTATGGGTAAAATTGGATTTAACACATTAAAAGGCGGCGTTAGAGGTGCAGTAACCGGGGGTGTTGGAACAGCTATAAATGGTGGCAACATCGGGAAAAGCATGCTTCTAGGTGCTAAAAATGGAGCTACAGGCTCATTAATACAATCTTCTTTCATGATTGGAATTTTTGGAGCTACTTATAAACCATCCGGAAATCAATTGAAATATGCGAACAAAATGGCTGAGTCTTTTGGGCTCTCAACTGGTGATGTGGCTTGGCGAAAAGGGGGGCTCTATCAAGTTTTACAACCTTTTTGGACTGATGGATATGAAAGAGAAGTAACTTGGCGTAGGAACGTGGCTACTTTTTCCAGTACAGATCCTTCTACAATGGCTCATGAATATGGACATATAATACAAGTAAATCAACAAGGTTGGGCAGCTTTTCAGGGAAGAGGAATTTTTGAACAATTGATTTATGGCGCAAATGCCTATAGCTTCGGCTTACATCCAAACTCTAATGAGGTTGGTGCTCGCATAATGGCGAGAGACTTGGGAGGAGCACCTTATTATTAA
- a CDS encoding RHS repeat domain-containing protein, whose amino-acid sequence MIFHEEKGSSTVSNYFYLHRDYLGSILSITDSNGNFKEKRHFDAWGKIVKLTDGNNNNLTSFNILDRGYTGHEHLLGVGIIHMNGRLYDAMLHRFLSPDNYMQDPSNPLNFNRYSYVLNNPLKYIDPSGELFEEIGRWIKKNAKIITFVATVAVAVVATVATAGMASPLLASVIVGGAAGFTAGAVGTWTTGGSFWDGVGNGLIQGGIGAAAGAAGPWAGGWASKHVSQVVINGIRVNGAAIKGFFGGAIGGGFGGFASGTTAGLLSGEKFSDAIAMGAKSAMYGAALGAAAGTAQGFRYAKDNNLNPWNGDLKGASGSKYAFGLKNVVSKFADDMVVIHLMKDPNWKSSFIKAINDPNNELHFNLNGIDSKPMQMIMSPGRSGINWEMNALYQNSAAFERTIFHYGGNTYKGFDVFKITL is encoded by the coding sequence CATTTTGATGCCTGGGGGAAAATTGTAAAACTTACCGATGGCAATAACAACAACCTTACCAGTTTTAACATATTGGACCGGGGGTATACCGGGCACGAGCATTTACTGGGGGTAGGGATCATTCATATGAACGGGCGTTTATATGATGCCATGCTCCACCGGTTCTTAAGTCCCGATAATTATATGCAGGATCCATCCAATCCCCTCAACTTTAATCGGTATTCCTATGTACTGAATAATCCGTTGAAATATATTGATCCTAGTGGGGAACTTTTTGAAGAAATAGGAAGATGGATCAAGAAAAATGCTAAAATCATTACATTTGTAGCTACGGTAGCTGTTGCCGTTGTTGCGACAGTTGCAACGGCTGGAATGGCAAGTCCTTTACTCGCAAGTGTAATTGTAGGCGGTGCAGCTGGATTTACCGCTGGGGCAGTCGGCACTTGGACAACTGGAGGGAGTTTTTGGGATGGCGTAGGCAATGGATTGATTCAAGGCGGTATTGGGGCCGCGGCCGGGGCGGCCGGGCCCTGGGCCGGGGGATGGGCTTCGAAGCATGTAAGCCAGGTCGTAATCAATGGAATCAGAGTAAATGGAGCCGCTATTAAAGGTTTTTTTGGAGGTGCAATTGGTGGAGGATTTGGAGGCTTTGCAAGTGGGACTACAGCAGGTCTTCTATCCGGAGAAAAATTTAGCGATGCCATTGCCATGGGAGCTAAAAGCGCCATGTACGGAGCCGCATTAGGCGCTGCAGCTGGTACGGCACAGGGATTTAGATATGCTAAGGACAATAATTTAAATCCTTGGAATGGCGATTTAAAAGGTGCTAGTGGAAGTAAGTATGCCTTTGGTCTTAAGAACGTAGTTTCAAAGTTTGCAGATGATATGGTTGTAATACATTTAATGAAAGATCCCAATTGGAAGAGTAGCTTTATTAAGGCTATCAATGATCCGAACAACGAGCTTCATTTTAATCTTAACGGAATAGATAGCAAGCCAATGCAGATGATTATGAGTCCTGGTCGGTCAGGTATCAACTGGGAAATGAATGCATTGTATCAGAACTCAGCTGCGTTTGAAAGAACCATATTCCATTATGGAGGTAATACTTATAAAGGATTTGATGTATTTAAAATAACTCTATAA
- the xylE gene encoding D-xylose transporter XylE: MKNNNSFNNKLIILITLVASLGGLLFGYDTAVISGAVGAMNTYFINPLDSDNVLASSAIIEFKSIISITSMGILVLFFYFLFKFFKKKTSIAIIIIFLLISIPLFKIYFLDLPDVLTENLRNSILGFMTSSALVGCILGASFGDFIANSVGRRNGLVISAVLFLLSALGSGYPEAFNIFGIQTLSSFIIYRIIGGMGVGIASMLAPLYIAEMAPANIRGKMVSCNQLAIVTGMLVVYFVNYFIVQGQSEEWITDLGWRYMFLSEVIPAFLFFVLLLFMPKTPRFEVMKGNEDKAKSILDKLNVKASSDRILIEIKNSFKTKKAHWLFYGWPVIIVGLLLSVFQQFVGINVVLYYAPEIFKGMGVDTNASMLQTIIVGAINMIFTVIAIMTVDNFGRKKLLLIGSVVMGISMIGLGFSLFAGTVGFTSLILMLVYIAAFAVSWGPVTWVLLSEIFPNSIKGVMAVAVAVQWLANLVISWTFPIMNNNPFLVENFNHGFSYWVYGAFAVISAVFVWKFVPETKGRSLEDMEQLWLKKEDE, translated from the coding sequence ATGAAAAACAATAACTCTTTCAACAATAAACTTATTATCCTAATCACACTTGTAGCAAGTCTTGGAGGTTTGTTATTTGGGTATGATACCGCAGTGATTTCTGGTGCGGTAGGGGCCATGAATACTTATTTCATTAATCCGCTCGATAGCGATAACGTTTTAGCTTCTAGCGCTATTATCGAATTTAAGAGTATTATTAGCATTACTTCTATGGGAATTTTAGTCTTATTTTTTTACTTTCTGTTTAAGTTTTTTAAAAAAAAGACATCCATCGCTATCATTATTATTTTTCTTCTTATTTCGATTCCGTTATTTAAAATATACTTTTTAGATCTTCCCGATGTCTTAACCGAGAATCTAAGAAATTCGATATTAGGTTTTATGACTAGCAGCGCATTAGTGGGCTGTATTTTAGGAGCTTCTTTCGGCGATTTTATAGCGAATTCTGTTGGGCGTAGAAACGGCTTGGTGATTTCGGCTGTTCTGTTTTTACTATCGGCTTTAGGATCTGGATATCCTGAGGCTTTTAATATTTTTGGGATTCAGACCCTTTCCTCATTTATCATATATAGGATTATTGGCGGAATGGGTGTTGGGATCGCCAGTATGTTGGCACCACTTTATATTGCTGAAATGGCTCCTGCGAATATCAGGGGAAAAATGGTTTCCTGTAATCAGCTCGCCATTGTTACCGGTATGTTGGTGGTATATTTTGTAAACTATTTTATCGTACAGGGACAAAGCGAAGAGTGGATTACAGATCTGGGGTGGCGTTATATGTTTTTATCTGAGGTAATTCCTGCTTTTCTGTTTTTTGTGCTTTTACTTTTTATGCCGAAAACCCCGCGTTTTGAAGTTATGAAAGGAAATGAAGATAAAGCCAAGTCGATTTTGGATAAATTGAATGTGAAAGCTTCTTCAGATCGTATTCTTATTGAGATTAAAAACTCATTTAAAACCAAGAAAGCACACTGGTTATTTTATGGATGGCCGGTAATTATTGTTGGTTTATTACTTTCGGTTTTTCAGCAATTTGTAGGAATAAACGTGGTTTTGTATTACGCTCCAGAGATTTTTAAAGGAATGGGTGTAGATACCAATGCATCGATGTTGCAAACTATAATTGTAGGAGCTATAAATATGATTTTTACGGTAATTGCTATTATGACGGTAGATAATTTTGGACGTAAAAAGTTATTGCTGATAGGTAGTGTGGTGATGGGAATAAGCATGATAGGTTTAGGTTTTTCTTTATTTGCCGGTACCGTAGGCTTTACGTCCCTAATACTTATGTTGGTTTACATTGCTGCTTTTGCGGTTTCCTGGGGACCGGTAACCTGGGTATTACTTTCAGAAATTTTCCCAAATTCGATTAAAGGAGTGATGGCGGTTGCGGTTGCGGTACAGTGGTTGGCGAATCTTGTTATTTCCTGGACGTTCCCAATAATGAACAATAATCCATTTTTAGTAGAAAACTTTAATCATGGATTTTCTTATTGGGTGTATGGTGCTTTTGCGGTAATCTCTGCAGTATTTGTTTGGAAGTTTGTACCAGAAACCAAAGGCCGGTCACTAGAAGATATGGAACAACTCTGGCTGAAAAAAGAAGACGAATAA
- a CDS encoding DUF4625 domain-containing protein, whose protein sequence is MKNLSIKLIALFTLTFFASCSNDDDEILDSEKPEITINDPVENEVFQVGGELHFDIDLSDNDALASYKVDIHNNFDGHTHSGVLNNTVGTKQASTISPWAYNQSFQIEGTPKTYHAHEHIEIPDNIAEGPYHLGITVIDVSGNENQVYVQFIIGEDHTGEEHGISITDIESEDAVRGGELHAEAQLTAEHGISSVSVNIHGHGLDPEDGEIEWTFDETYEDYSGTSAEFHEHIDIPENAALGKYHMTITVVDAEGHTHAEGAHFHITDGNNDADAITIADMTVDENVKAGEELHVEAAISGDHGIETVEVHIHFEDGENGWEFEKSFDYEEVTSVDFHEHIDVPADAATGEYHLSLEVTDHEGNVATTDAHFNVTE, encoded by the coding sequence ATGAAGAATTTATCAATAAAACTTATAGCACTTTTTACACTTACTTTTTTTGCTTCATGTAGCAATGATGACGATGAAATTCTGGATAGTGAAAAACCAGAAATTACCATTAACGATCCGGTAGAAAACGAAGTTTTTCAGGTAGGTGGAGAATTGCATTTTGATATCGATTTAAGTGATAACGATGCTTTAGCATCTTATAAAGTTGACATTCATAACAATTTTGACGGTCATACACACTCCGGTGTTTTAAATAATACTGTAGGAACAAAACAGGCTAGTACAATTAGCCCATGGGCCTATAATCAAAGTTTCCAAATAGAGGGAACACCTAAGACTTATCATGCCCACGAGCATATCGAAATACCAGATAACATAGCAGAAGGTCCTTATCATTTGGGAATTACTGTAATCGATGTGTCAGGTAACGAAAACCAGGTTTATGTACAGTTTATTATAGGTGAAGATCATACAGGAGAAGAACATGGGATTTCAATCACAGATATCGAAAGTGAAGACGCCGTTCGTGGAGGGGAGTTGCATGCTGAAGCACAATTAACTGCAGAACATGGAATAAGCTCTGTTTCTGTAAATATCCATGGTCACGGTCTAGATCCTGAAGATGGAGAGATAGAATGGACTTTCGATGAAACTTATGAAGATTACTCTGGTACTTCAGCCGAGTTTCATGAGCATATCGATATTCCTGAAAATGCAGCTTTAGGAAAATACCATATGACGATTACAGTTGTTGATGCTGAAGGACATACGCATGCAGAAGGTGCTCACTTTCATATTACCGATGGAAATAACGATGCTGATGCGATTACAATTGCAGACATGACAGTAGATGAAAATGTAAAAGCCGGAGAAGAATTGCACGTTGAAGCTGCAATATCAGGAGACCATGGTATAGAGACAGTAGAAGTACATATTCACTTTGAAGATGGAGAAAATGGATGGGAGTTTGAAAAATCTTTTGATTACGAAGAGGTAACCAGTGTAGATTTTCATGAGCATATCGATGTACCTGCAGATGCTGCAACAGGTGAATATCATTTATCACTAGAGGTAACAGACCACGAGGGAAATGTTGCCACTACAGATGCTCATTTTAATGTTACTGAATAA
- a CDS encoding MBL fold metallo-hydrolase → MKVEQIYTGCLAHAAYYIESKGEAAIFDPLREVNPYIQKAENDHAKIKYVFETHFHADFVSGHLDLQKKTGAKIVFGPNAKPGYEALVAEDGQIFKIGDYKVKVIHTPGHTMESTTYLLIDDKGNEHGIITGDTLFIGDVGRPDLAQHVISDLTEDKLAGYLFDSLRHKIMPLDDDLIVYPNHGAGSACGKKMSKETTDTLGNQKKTNYALRADMTKEEFIKELLTGLTAPPKYFPKNVLLNIGGYKSFDKIMKQAAKALTPDEFELLANEEGALVLDTREADKYAKSHIPNSINIGLQGSFAPWVGEMIPDLETPILLITEVGKEEEAITRLSRVGYDNTQGYLADGMKSWEAVGKDVDTINRITAEELEQKMKQDIVIIDVRKKSEFDSEHIKGVVNVPLNQINQHLEKFPKEQEFVLHCAGGYRSMIAASILQQRGWSQLTDVIGGFKSIKETTIPVTAYVCPSTLL, encoded by the coding sequence ATGAAAGTAGAACAAATATATACCGGTTGTCTGGCTCATGCCGCTTATTATATCGAAAGCAAAGGCGAAGCAGCAATTTTTGATCCGTTAAGAGAGGTTAATCCGTACATTCAAAAAGCAGAAAATGACCATGCGAAAATCAAGTATGTTTTCGAAACTCATTTTCATGCCGATTTTGTAAGCGGTCATTTAGATTTACAAAAGAAAACCGGAGCTAAAATAGTTTTTGGGCCTAATGCCAAGCCAGGTTATGAGGCTTTAGTTGCTGAAGATGGTCAGATTTTCAAGATCGGTGATTACAAGGTAAAGGTAATTCATACTCCAGGTCATACGATGGAAAGTACTACCTACTTATTGATTGATGATAAGGGTAACGAACACGGGATTATTACAGGTGATACCCTATTTATCGGTGATGTGGGTAGACCGGATCTTGCGCAACACGTGATTTCAGATTTAACTGAAGATAAACTTGCCGGATATTTATTTGATTCCCTTCGCCATAAAATAATGCCATTAGATGATGATCTTATAGTCTATCCTAATCATGGTGCAGGATCGGCTTGTGGTAAAAAAATGAGTAAAGAAACTACAGATACCCTAGGCAATCAGAAAAAAACGAATTATGCACTAAGGGCAGATATGACCAAAGAAGAGTTTATAAAAGAACTTTTAACCGGGCTTACTGCACCACCAAAATATTTTCCGAAAAATGTTTTGTTGAATATTGGTGGTTATAAGAGCTTTGATAAAATAATGAAGCAGGCGGCAAAAGCTTTAACTCCTGATGAATTTGAACTCTTGGCCAATGAAGAAGGAGCACTGGTTTTAGATACCCGGGAAGCCGATAAGTACGCTAAATCTCATATTCCCAATAGTATAAATATTGGTTTACAGGGAAGTTTTGCACCCTGGGTAGGGGAAATGATACCTGATCTGGAAACTCCTATTTTATTGATTACTGAAGTAGGAAAAGAAGAAGAGGCGATTACAAGATTGAGCCGAGTAGGCTACGATAACACGCAGGGATATTTAGCAGACGGAATGAAAAGCTGGGAAGCAGTCGGTAAGGATGTTGATACCATAAATCGGATTACTGCGGAAGAACTGGAACAAAAAATGAAGCAGGATATTGTGATTATTGATGTGCGTAAGAAAAGTGAATTCGATTCAGAGCATATTAAAGGTGTTGTAAATGTTCCGCTAAACCAGATAAATCAACATTTAGAGAAGTTCCCAAAAGAACAGGAATTTGTGTTGCATTGTGCTGGTGGATATCGAAGTATGATTGCAGCATCCATTTTACAACAACGTGGCTGGTCTCAGCTAACCGATGTTATTGGAGGCTTTAAATCGATTAAAGAAACTACGATTCCGGTTACAGCGTACGTTTGTCCAAGTACACTGTTATAA
- a CDS encoding TonB-dependent receptor, which yields MRVFWIVVCLSLFNLNAFAQNSTFELSGHVKSPKGSALDGAYVKIGEQYFWTSEEGNYSAKLPEGNYKVHVSIIGFTPVDTVVQLHKNRTLDFVLKQSINGLDEVMLEGHQHKKTSQQVLYVDNDYLQNQFSGSLASSLEKLPGFNAMQIGSGASKPIIRGLGLNRVAVAENGVKQEGQQWGADHGLEIDALQVEDLEIIKGVGSIAYGSDALGGVVRIKNNNIPNEGLSGSVYTFAKSVNNSLGGSAQIAYKKDDWFVKGKLTGLSFGDYKLPTDQISYLNFDIPIYDEQLKNTAGKELDWYTQIGLVKERFSSTISLSKVYQKSGFFPGSHGIPDISRVEPDGDTRNIEEPFQRATHFKIINNSTFVFENGELDIDLSFQRNHRQEWSLFHTHYAGQQPPEINPNLELDFDLDTYGAKATYHHTFSKKHETRLGLDTQWKSNKIKGFNFLLPEYQSANYAIFAIHEFEPSQENLWTLGLRFDYGTIDMKGYYDPNLYEFLIGNNQSEETATSYAQRSQDLDRNFTSFNIRLGWDHQFNDQFSSKINLGTAFRLPTAIELGANGIHHGSFRHEQGDPNLDPEQGFMADVSLNYRENSWNINLTPYAYFFNNYIFLRPSGTFSLLPHSGQLYKYTESEALLSGVELQVDKELGRWHFGVAGEYIYNQQLTSNRSRNYPLPFTPANNVFTEVGYQLFTDSKIFNATEVSISNRSVMQQDRIAQGEEITPGYSLWGVGYQTLLEFDGFKANINFRIDNLLNTKYFNHTSFYRRLQIPEMGRNIQLSIKIPFGQS from the coding sequence ATGAGAGTTTTTTGGATAGTTGTATGCTTATCCCTATTTAATTTAAATGCTTTTGCTCAAAACTCGACTTTTGAGTTATCAGGTCACGTAAAATCGCCTAAAGGGAGTGCCCTGGATGGGGCTTATGTTAAAATTGGTGAACAATATTTCTGGACTTCAGAAGAAGGCAATTATTCGGCAAAATTACCTGAAGGGAATTATAAAGTTCATGTATCAATTATTGGCTTTACACCGGTAGATACCGTAGTTCAACTTCATAAAAATAGAACATTAGATTTTGTTTTAAAGCAATCGATAAATGGTCTGGATGAAGTGATGTTGGAGGGGCATCAGCATAAAAAGACCAGTCAGCAAGTTTTATATGTTGATAATGATTATTTGCAAAATCAATTTTCTGGTTCTTTAGCCTCTAGTCTCGAAAAATTACCGGGATTTAATGCGATGCAAATTGGTTCTGGAGCTTCAAAACCTATTATTCGTGGTCTTGGCTTAAATCGTGTTGCAGTAGCAGAAAACGGAGTGAAACAGGAAGGACAGCAATGGGGTGCCGATCATGGTTTGGAGATTGACGCTCTACAGGTAGAGGATCTTGAAATTATTAAAGGCGTAGGATCTATCGCCTATGGTAGTGATGCTCTAGGAGGGGTAGTACGTATCAAAAACAACAATATTCCTAACGAGGGATTGTCTGGTAGTGTGTATACCTTTGCGAAAAGCGTAAATAATAGTTTAGGTGGCTCTGCCCAAATCGCTTATAAGAAAGATGATTGGTTTGTAAAAGGAAAGCTAACGGGGCTTTCTTTTGGAGATTATAAATTACCTACAGATCAAATTTCATATCTTAATTTCGATATTCCTATTTACGACGAGCAATTAAAAAATACCGCAGGTAAAGAGCTGGATTGGTATACCCAAATTGGGCTCGTAAAAGAACGATTTTCCTCAACAATAAGTCTAAGTAAAGTATATCAAAAATCGGGATTCTTTCCCGGCTCACACGGAATTCCTGATATAAGCAGGGTAGAGCCTGATGGGGATACTCGAAATATAGAAGAACCCTTTCAACGTGCTACCCACTTTAAGATTATTAATAATTCGACTTTTGTCTTTGAGAATGGAGAATTGGATATAGATCTTTCTTTCCAAAGAAATCATCGCCAGGAATGGAGTTTGTTTCATACCCATTACGCGGGACAGCAACCCCCTGAAATTAATCCAAATTTGGAATTGGATTTTGATTTAGATACTTATGGAGCCAAAGCAACATACCATCATACTTTTAGCAAAAAACATGAAACCCGCCTAGGACTGGATACCCAATGGAAATCTAACAAAATCAAAGGATTCAATTTTCTTTTACCAGAATATCAATCGGCTAACTATGCCATATTCGCCATCCATGAGTTCGAACCTTCGCAAGAGAACTTATGGACTTTAGGACTACGTTTTGATTACGGTACGATAGATATGAAGGGCTATTACGATCCTAACCTTTATGAGTTTTTGATAGGAAATAATCAATCTGAAGAAACCGCGACTTCTTACGCACAACGTAGTCAGGATCTTGATAGGAATTTTACAAGTTTTAATATAAGATTGGGCTGGGACCATCAGTTTAATGATCAATTTAGCAGCAAGATTAATTTGGGAACCGCTTTTCGTTTACCCACAGCCATAGAACTTGGGGCCAATGGTATTCATCATGGTTCGTTTAGACATGAGCAGGGTGATCCTAACCTGGATCCCGAGCAGGGATTTATGGCAGATGTGAGTTTAAATTACAGGGAAAATTCTTGGAATATTAATCTAACTCCTTATGCCTATTTTTTCAATAATTATATTTTTCTGCGTCCTAGTGGAACCTTTTCTTTATTACCGCACTCAGGCCAATTATATAAGTATACTGAATCTGAAGCGCTGCTTAGCGGAGTAGAACTTCAGGTTGATAAAGAGCTTGGACGCTGGCATTTTGGTGTGGCAGGAGAATATATTTACAATCAACAACTCACTTCCAACCGGTCGCGAAATTATCCTTTGCCGTTTACTCCGGCCAATAATGTGTTTACAGAGGTAGGATATCAGCTTTTTACCGATTCTAAAATTTTTAATGCTACAGAAGTAAGTATTAGTAATAGATCGGTAATGCAGCAAGATCGAATTGCGCAAGGAGAGGAAATTACACCAGGATATTCTCTGTGGGGAGTAGGTTATCAAACCCTTCTGGAATTTGATGGTTTTAAAGCCAACATTAATTTTAGGATCGATAATTTATTGAATACTAAATACTTTAATCACACCAGTTTTTACAGACGATTGCAGATCCCAGAAATGGGAAGAAATATTCAACTGAGTATTAAAATTCCTTTTGGGCAATCATGA